From one Cytophagales bacterium genomic stretch:
- a CDS encoding four helix bundle protein → MAKFRFQDLEIWQMAIEISDKLFDIADELEKKHLYRWAEQLRACGMSMSNNISEGSGSTS, encoded by the coding sequence ATGGCAAAATTTAGATTTCAGGATTTAGAAATTTGGCAAATGGCAATAGAAATTTCTGATAAACTATTTGATATTGCCGATGAGCTTGAAAAAAAACATCTCTACCGATGGGCTGAACAACTTAGGGCCTGCGGGATGAGTATGTCAAATAATATCTCTGAAGGATCAGGTTCTACTTCAAA
- the murA gene encoding UDP-N-acetylglucosamine 1-carboxyvinyltransferase, protein MSSFEIIGGKKLKGEIIPQGAKNEALQVICASLLTPEPVIIKNVPDILDVNKLIELLKDLGVNIKKINHAEYKFQAKHINLDYLESETFRQKVSKLRGSLMILGPLLARFGRSKIPKPGGDKIGRRRLDTHFTGLQKLGAKFNYDHKKDFYKIDANNLKGCYILLDEASVTGTANVIMAASLARGTTTIYNAACEPYIQQLCRMIISMGGGITGIGSNLLTIKGVKSLNGAKHTLLPDMIETGCFICLAALTSSDITIKNAHIAQLGLTLNVLQKLGINMQINGDDIYIPSQEHYEIETFIDGSILTISDAPWPGFTPDLLSTVLVTATQAKGTVVIHQKMFESRLFFVDKLIDMGAQIILCDPHRATVIGLDRQTPLRGITMTSPDIRAGVSLLIAALAAEGTSLIHNIEEIDRGYENIDVRLKKLGAQIRRIEHRA, encoded by the coding sequence ATGTCTTCCTTTGAAATTATTGGAGGTAAAAAACTAAAAGGAGAAATTATCCCCCAAGGCGCTAAAAATGAGGCATTGCAGGTAATATGTGCTTCGTTATTAACTCCGGAACCTGTAATAATAAAAAATGTACCTGATATATTAGATGTAAACAAACTTATTGAGCTTCTCAAAGACCTGGGTGTCAATATTAAAAAAATTAATCATGCTGAATACAAATTTCAGGCAAAACATATCAACTTAGATTATCTTGAAAGTGAGACATTCAGGCAAAAAGTCTCCAAACTTAGAGGTTCATTAATGATATTAGGCCCGCTGTTGGCAAGGTTCGGTAGAAGCAAAATTCCAAAGCCGGGAGGTGATAAGATAGGAAGAAGAAGGCTTGATACCCACTTTACCGGACTCCAAAAATTAGGAGCAAAATTTAATTATGATCATAAGAAGGATTTTTATAAAATAGATGCCAATAACCTAAAAGGTTGCTACATATTATTAGATGAAGCCTCTGTAACCGGTACGGCCAATGTCATCATGGCAGCTTCTTTAGCCAGAGGTACAACCACTATTTATAATGCAGCGTGTGAACCTTATATTCAGCAGCTTTGCCGAATGATCATTTCAATGGGGGGGGGAATCACCGGGATCGGCTCTAACCTCTTAACAATTAAAGGAGTAAAATCCCTGAATGGCGCCAAACATACACTTCTCCCTGATATGATAGAGACAGGCTGCTTTATATGTCTGGCTGCATTGACCTCCTCTGACATTACCATTAAAAACGCTCATATTGCTCAATTAGGCCTGACTCTAAACGTACTTCAAAAACTTGGCATCAACATGCAAATCAATGGAGACGATATATACATTCCTTCACAAGAGCATTATGAAATAGAAACTTTTATAGATGGCTCTATTTTGACGATTAGTGATGCACCGTGGCCGGGCTTTACGCCTGATCTGCTAAGTACGGTTTTGGTAACAGCAACCCAGGCAAAAGGCACTGTTGTGATACACCAGAAAATGTTTGAAAGCAGGTTGTTTTTCGTTGATAAACTCATAGACATGGGAGCACAGATCATCTTATGCGACCCGCATAGAGCGACTGTTATCGGTCTCGACAGGCAAACTCCATTAAGAGGTATTACAATGACATCTCCGGATATTCGTGCAGGTGTTTCACTATTGATCGCTGCCCTGGCTGCAGAAGGAACCAGTCTTATTCACAATATAGAAGAAATTGACAGGGGATATGAAAATATTGATGTGAGGCTGAAGAAATTAGGAGCACAAATCAGGCGCATAGAGCATAGAGCATAG
- a CDS encoding DUF4290 domain-containing protein, whose protein sequence is MHQYNTSEKPVIFKEYGRNIQKIVEYISGLKNKKERNDLAKPTIELMKQLNPTIKESYDYYHKLWNQLYIMSDFKIDVDSKYDMKKEKKKDNKPKKMEYNINKLHYKHYGRNIELLIENACNIKNKEDRDKAIKQAGCLMKTFFMNYNKDYIDDELILEHIKEISGNKVKIDIKKEGGQDMFSIQNRSLSRNTRSSRRTPDKRRGSRQ, encoded by the coding sequence ATGCACCAATATAACACCAGTGAAAAGCCCGTAATATTCAAAGAATACGGAAGAAATATTCAAAAAATTGTAGAATACATATCCGGTTTGAAAAATAAAAAAGAGCGAAACGATTTAGCCAAACCAACCATTGAATTAATGAAACAGCTTAACCCCACGATCAAAGAATCGTACGACTATTATCATAAACTCTGGAACCAACTCTACATTATGTCTGATTTTAAGATTGACGTTGATAGTAAATATGACATGAAAAAAGAGAAGAAAAAAGATAATAAGCCTAAAAAAATGGAATATAACATTAATAAATTACACTATAAACATTACGGAAGAAACATTGAATTACTGATTGAAAATGCGTGTAATATTAAAAATAAAGAAGACCGCGACAAAGCAATAAAACAAGCCGGATGTTTGATGAAAACCTTTTTCATGAACTATAATAAAGACTACATAGATGATGAACTAATTTTAGAACACATAAAAGAAATATCCGGCAACAAAGTAAAAATTGACATTAAAAAAGAAGGCGGTCAGGATATGTTTTCTATACAAAACAGAAGCCTCAGCCGCAATACCAGAAGCAGTAGAAGAACCCCGGATAAAAGAAGAGGTAGTAGACAGTAA